The nucleotide sequence CTTGACCGCCAATGCGGCAGCCGTACCCAAAACCGTTGCAATAACGCTGCTGATAACCCCAATCGTCAAGCTGTTCATCAGCGCTTGCATGACCTGCCTGTTTTCAAACAAAGAAACGTACCACTTCCACGTAAAACCAGTCCACGTAGCGTTGATCCGTGAATCATTGAACGAATAAAGGACAAGGATCAAGATTGGCAGATACAAAAAGACCAGCATCAGCCACGAGTATCCAGATAGTGCGTTTCGACGTAATGTTTTCATGCTGATCCCTCCTTTGTCTCGCTCGCTTTGGTAGCGCGGAAATAAAGAAGAATCAACAGCATGGACAATAGCATCAGCACGATGGACAAGGCAGAACCAAACGGCCAGTCACGCGCAGACAAAAATTGATTTTGAATGACGTTTCCGATCAGAGCCGATTTCGCTCCTCCCATGACATCCGGAACGACGAACATCCCGATAGATGAAACAAATACGAGGATCGAGCCAGTGACGACACCTGTCTTGGTCATCGGCAGAGTCACATGCCAAAAAGCTTTCCAAGGCGTTGCACCCAGGTCATACGCTGCTTCCAGCTTACGACGATCCATCTGCTCCAGCGACACATAAATCGGCAGTACCATAAACGGCAAGAGTGTGTACACCATCCCGAGCAGGACAGAACCCGAATTGTACAAAAGCGGCAGCGGCTCCGAAATAATGCCCAGCGATTGCAGGAACGTATTGATTACACCTTGCGAACGCAGGATGATTACCCACGCATAGGATCGGACCAAGAAGTTGATCCAAAACGGAATCATCACGAGCAAAAGCCATATTTGCTGCGTCGATTTTTCCAGCCGTGAAATGTAATACGCTAAGGGATAGCCGCACAAGATCGAAAATACCGTTGTTAGAACCGCCACGACCAGCGTATCCCCAAAAATTTGACCATACAGCGGATCGAAAATACGGATGTAATTGTTCAGCGTAAACTCATAGACAACTTGCCCGTACGTGCCTCTTTTGAGGAAAGACAATATGGCGATCATAAGCATAGGCAGGACGAAAAGCGCACCCATCCACAAAAGGGCGGGAAGCGCGAGCAGTTTTACCGGCTTCTTGTTTAACAAGGAAGAATCACCTCGTCCGTCTGTGCCCAGCCAATGGCCACTTGATCTCCCACCTGCCAGTCCAGACCGTCACCTGCGTACTGGTGTGCCATTACGGTCATATCCTGCCCCTCGAGGCGGATAAATACCTTGCGCAAATTGCCGAGGAACACCGCGTCAGCAATAGTGCCCAGCTTCTTGTGCTTGTCCTTGTCGGAGTCAACCGGGTACAACTTGATCTTTTCTGGACGCACGGCTGCATTCGTTCCGTTTTCCCGGAAAATGTTGTTTTCCCCAATAAAGGTAGCCACAAACAGGGTTTGCGGGGAGTTGTAAATCTCTGCTGGAGAAGCAATCTGTTCAATTCGTCCCTTGTTCATAACCGCGATGCGATCGGACATCGCCATCGCTTCTTCTTGGTCATGGGTGACGTAAATGAACGTTATCCCTAAGTTTTTCTGCAAGTTTTTCAGTTCGAGCTGCAAGCTTTTTCGCAATTGATAGTCCAAAGCACCTAGAGGCTCGTCCAGAAGCAGAACGCGTGGGTTGTTAATAATCGCCCGTGCGATTGCTACGCGTTGCTGTTGTCCGCCAGACAGCTGCTTAGGCGTGCGCTTCCGCAATTCTGTCAGTTGGACGTACTGAAGTACTTCCTCCAAACGCTTTTGTTGTTCAGCTGCGTTCACTTTTTTCATTTTCAAACCAAACAGGATGTTTTGCTCCACGGTCATGTGTGGAAACAAAGCATATTGCTGGAACACCATGTTCATATCGCGCTGATACGGTGGCACATGGCTGAGTGGTTTTTCGTCAAGGAAAATTTCCCCAGTCGTTGGCTGCTCAAAGCCAGCAATCATTCGCAGCAGTGTCGTTTTCCCACAGCCACTGGGGCCGAGTAACGTCAAAAACTCCCCTTCTTCAATGGAGAGAGAAAAAGAGGGGACGACGACAGTATCTGCAAATCTCTTTTCAATCGAATCCAGATGTATAATTTTTTTCATTCCGTCATCTCACCATATGTCATTATACTCACAATCTAGGTAACTATATCGTGTATGATACGATTTGTAAACAGTTTCACGAACGATTCCTCCACAAAAACAAACAGAGCCAATGAATAAACATTCGCTCTGTTGCGTATCCCTTTTATTTTCTCATACAGAAGTGGATTTCGGTTGAGACGTGCGATTCTGGTTTTTGGATCTTGCCCCTAGGAAATTCGTCCCAATCACCCCGATAATAATCATCACCGCGCCAATAAGATGGTAGTATGCCAGTTGTTCCTGCAAAAAGATGACGCCTGCCACGATGGTCACCAATGTAGACAAATTGTTAAACACGCTGAGTTTGGATGCTTCCATCTTGGACAAGGCAAAGTTGGTCATAAAAGACGTCATGAGCGAGGACAGTATCCCCAAAAATACAATCGAAATGATAAACGCCGAGCTGGCGAAAGGGGCAAAATACGTCGACAAGGTTCCCTCTGCACTATGGCGAATGACTGACCAGCCATTAAAAAACAAAAATCCGAGCAACGCCACCATATACGTCATGTCTATATAATGAAAGGACTTTGTCATTTTCCTCGCCAGAACACTATACCCCGCTAAAGAAAACGCGGATAACAGGATGAGAATGGTACCGATACTACTCCCTGAGCCTGCGTTTACACCCAGCCCCTTCATTGCAAAAATGTACACGACGCCTCCTACGGATAAAAGCGTGGACAGCTTTTGCAGCCACGTAGAAGACTCTCCCAAAAAGAATGCCGCCATGATCATAGTAAAAATCGGAACGGTTGCTTGAATAATCCCTGCTTCAGAGGAAGTGGTATACACCAGTCCAAACGCCTGAAGGGTAAAGAACAGCACGGGGTACAGCATGGCGAGCGGTATAATCGTGAGCATGTCTTTTGGCTTGATGGACAGCTTGATCCACCCAAACACGATCGGAATGGATGCAGCGATAAATGCCACGGTAAAACGGTGTGCCAAAGTATCAACCGGGTTGGTTACAGCGAGTGCCATTTTCAGAAACAAAAACGACAAGCCGGTAATCCCTGCATTCAGTAATGCCGCAAGAATCGCTTTTTGTTGGTCTTTCATCGTATGTATCTCTCCTACTGGGGACTTTTTACAGACGGCCGTCTTAGGTTAATAGTAATAGGGGATTAATCGTGCTACAATGCAAAAAAGGAGTAACTGTACCGATACAAATCCGGTAGTAAGGGAATGTTTTGGATGCACAAATATTTGCAGCTTCAAAATGAACTCGAAACATTGATTGAAAGCCTCTCCTATCGAGACGGAGACCGGCTTCCCTCCATTCGGGAGCTCGCATCTCGCTACCAATGCAGCAAGAGCACTGTCATCCGCACTTTGAATGAGCTCGAAAAGCGTCACCTCATCTACTCAGTCGACCGAAGCGGTTACTACGTCGTGAAAAAACAAAAGAAGATACAACCCGCAGATACGTCCATGATCGATTTTGCGACCTCTGCTCCCGATCCTGACCTTTTTCCTTATGTCGACTTTCAACACTGCATCAATAAAGCGATTGAAACCTATAAAAACGATCTTTTCATATATGGAACTACACAAGGCTTGCCATCGCTCATTGCCGTCATCGCCAAGCTGCTTGGGAACCATCAGGTTTTTACGGACCCGGGTAATATTTTCATTACCTCCGGTGTCCAACAAGCTCTATCCTTGCTGTGCAGTCTTCCTTTTCCAAATGGCAAGGAAACGATTCTGATTGAGCAGCCCAGCTACCACCTTTTCATTGAAAGTTTGCAAGTACGCAAGCACCCTGTCGTCGGGATCAAACGCACTGCCCAAGGAATCGATTTAGAAGAGCTGGAGTCTATTTTCCGAAAGGGAGAGATCAAGTTTTTCTATACGATGCCTCGCTATCATAGTCCGCTCGGTACGACGTACAGTCGAAAGGATAAACAGCGTATTGTGGAGCTTGCCCAACAGTATGACGTCTATATCGTAGAAGACGATTACATGGCAGACCTTGAGCATGACAGCAAAGCTGATCCCCTCTTTACCTATGATCGCTTTTCTCGCACCATCTATTTAAAAAGCTATTCCAAAATTATTTTTCCCGGGCTGCGTTTGGGTGTAGCCGTTATACCTGACGCGCTTAAGGATTCCTTCAACCAGCACAAGCGACTCATGGATATCGACAGCTCCATGCTCTCTCAAGCTGCGTTGGAAATTTACCTAAAAAGCGGAATGTTCGAGCGTCACAAGCAAAAAATACGCAGTTCCTATCAACGGCGATCCAACCTGCTAATGGCGTCCTTGAACCATTTTGCGGCGAATGAAGAGAATCTGTTCAGCTTTCAGCCCTTTGCGTATCCGGGGATTCATACGCACATTGTTTTGAACGATTCCACCCCGGTCTCTGCTGTTATCAGCCAGCTCAAAAAACGCTCGATCCTTGTGGATGCTACTGACAAAAATTACTTGATGGGCTTTCCGCAAGAAAATATGTTGAAGCTGAATGTGTCCTATGCCAAGGAAGCAGTGATTGAGCAAGGGATTGAGGTGTTGATGGATGTGTTACGCCGCATGCACCGATAACCTATCCGCCTTACGTCGTAGATAAAATCCGGCGAGAGTGCGTTATTGGACAACAACGAAATCTCGATAATGGAAGTATTGGTTCCAAAATGTTGAGTAACCAGAAAACGATCTACATCGTATTATCAGATACAGAAACATGATTTCCCCCGAGGCTTCGTTGGTATTGTTTCAAAATGCATCGATTGCGGTATATCGTTATATAGTAAGTGAATCCCAATCCAAAAAAATTCGTTCCATAGTCGGCCAGTTTGAAGTAGAATCGCATCTATACACATATAATTTGTTGGGCTTACTCGGTGTGATGCTGAACATTCCAATAAAGCGTAAAAACCTGGTACGATCCGACTCGATTAAGTTGATGACTGGCAGTTAACGATAGAATGACAAAGGAGAAATAGATGTTTCAGAACATTTTAGATTTCTTAATGGAATACGGCTATTTGGGAATGTTCATCCATTCTTTTGCAGACGCAGTCATCTTTCCCGTTCCTGCCTTCTTTCTTCAAGTACCACTCAGCCTCGTTGATCCTTCGCAGGCCTTGTGGATTGCAACGGTAGGCTACATCGCTTGTCTGTTAGGGACACCCGTCGGTTATTTTATTGGTAAAGTACTAGGCAAATCCGTTCTCTACAAAATCCTCAAGAAGGAATGGATTGATTCTGCCACAGCGATGTTCCAAAAGAAAGGCGAAGTCGCGATCTTCATCGGTTCGTTTACCCCCATTCCGTTTAAAGTGTTTACAATCATGTCGGGTTGCTTGAAATTCCCGTTGTGGAAATTGATTGGGTACGCGGCAATTGGACGGGCAGTCAAATTTTACGCAGTCGGATTTTTGTTTTATTTTTACGGCAAAATGGCGGAAAATATGGTCCATAACGTTTCTCTCTATATCTTTCTCACCGTTGTGCCGCTCATCTTGGTCGGGCTATGGGTGAAGAAAATCATCGCCAAGCGCCGCCAAGTGAAAATGGAAAGCGCTGGAGTCAGCAACGGCGTCAATGAGAAAGTCATGAATAAATAAAGACGATCATAAAAAGCAAAGAAACCCCAGATCGGGGTTTCTTTTTTTACGACGGTTATCCTTTTTTCACTCGAATGACATCATCCTCAACATCAATGACCATAGCTGTCACATCGTCTTCTTCCATCACCAAATCTGCAATGCCATCCTCGACATATTGCTGAATCACGCGTCGCAATGGACGTGCCCCAAAGGAAGGGTTGTAGCCCAACTCAGCCAGCTTTTCTTTTGCGGCATCTGTCACGGTGATCTCCATTCCTTGCTCAAACAGATTGCCCCTCACATCTTGCAGCAGCAGATCGACGATTTTGACCAAATCCTGTTTTTCCAGATGGGCAAAGGAAATGATCGAGTCGAAGCGGTTCAGGAACTCCGGCTTGAAGTACGCCCCGAGAGAATCCAGCACGGTAGCAGGCTCGGGCGCTTTTGCTCCAAAGCCGACGGAGATTTTTCGCTCGCTCACACCTGCATTGCTCGTAGCAATGATGACCGTCTCTTTAAAATTCACCGTACGACCCTGACTGTCTGTCAGACGACCATCCTCCAGAATTTGCAGGAACATGTGCATCACGTCCGGGTGTGCTTTTTCGATCTCATCCAGCAGGATAATGCTGTACGGGTTGCGGCGTACGCGCTCTGTTAGCTGACCTGCTTCTTCATGACCGACGTAGCCAGGAGGAGAACCGATCAATTTGGATACCGAGTGCTTCTCCATGTACTCGCTCATATCGAGGCGGATCATGGAATCACGGGTCCCAAACAGCTCCTCTGCCAATGCTTTGGACAGCTCTGTCTTCCCTACGCCAGTCGGACCGACGAACAGGAAGGAAGCGATCGGTCTGTTTTTCGGTTTCAGACCTGCCCGACTGCGTCGAATCGCCTTCGCTACTTGAGTGACCGCCTCGGATTGACCAATGACTTTTGCTTCCAAATGTGCGGCCAGGTTTTTCATTTTCATCTGCTCATCACTTTGCAGCTTGGTAACCGGAATCCCAGTCTTTTGCTCGATCAAGGCTTGGATGTCCGTGACGTCAACCTGAACGCGTTGCTCCTTGCCTTCGATTTGATCCAGCTTCTCTAAAATACCCGCTTCCTCGTCTCTCAGACGGGCAGCTCGTTCGTATGCTTCTTGCTCCGTCGCTTCCTTTTTCTCCTGATTGATTTGTGCCAGCCGCTCATGCAGCTCTGCCGTATCAACCGCGGAGGATCTCAGATTCAAGCGAGAGCCCACTTCATCCATGAGATCAATCGCCTTGTCAGGCAAGAATCGATCCTGGATGTAACGATGGGAGTATTCCACGGAAGCACGAATGACATCATCCGAGTAAGCAACTTGGTGGAATGCTTCGTATTTCGGACGCAATCCTTTTAAAATCTCGATGGCTTGTTCTACGGTTGGTTCCTTGACCATAACTGGCTGCAGGCGGCGCTCCAGAGCAGCGTCTTTTTCAATCACGCGATACTCTTTTAACGTTGTTGCCCCAACCAGTTGCAACTCACCGCGAGCTAGCGCAGGCTTCAGAATGTTCCCTGCATCCATGGATCCCTCCGCAGAGCCTGCTCCCACCAAGAGATGAATCTCATCCACAAACAGGATGACATTTTTGCGTTTTTGCAGCTCGGCAATCACTTGCTTCATTTTTTCCTCGAACTGTCCGCGAATTCCCGTCCCTGCAACCAGAGAGGCGACATCTAAAATGTACACCTGCTTGTTTTTCAGCTTGGTCGGTACTTGCCCTTCCGTAATACGCAGGGCGAGGCCTTCCGCAATCGCCGTCTTCCCGACTCCTGGCTCTCCGATCAGAACTGGATTGTTTTTGTTACGTCGGTTCAAAATCTCAATGACACGCTCAATTTCCTGTTCGCGTCCAATCACAGGGTCAATCAGTCCTGCACGTGCCGCATCGTTTAGATTACGACCCAGGTCATCGAGGATGCCTCCACCACGCTCTGGTGCTTGTGGCTGCGGTTGGCTGGAAGATTTGCCAGCGTTCATCGAACCTTGAGCAAAGCCTTGCAGGAACTCATCCAGTCCAGAGAAGGAGGAGAACGGACTAAAGCCCATGCCCACTCCCATTTTGTTGGTCAGCTTTGTCTGGCAGTCTTTGCACAGATCGTATTTCTGTTGCTGATTTTGTAAGCGTATATGAACAGTCACAGTTGCTTCTCGTTGTTTACAGATTTCACAATGCATATTCAATCCCCCCAAAAGCGTTGTTTTGGAATTCAGAAGGTCTTCGATTTTTGATCTTTGACCTTTCCTGACCTTCGATGACTTTATTATAGTTTGACCTTCTTTGACTTTCAAGAGGGATTGTATGGTTTTTTACACTTTGCCCTTTCGCAGATAAGGAACGATCGAAAGTAACCCTATACCAGCTAAACAAGCACCTACCCACAATGGTGATACAAGCCCGTAGCCACTGCTGATCCCGATCCCACCTAAGGAAGACCCAATCGCAACACCCAATGTAATAAAGGAAGTATGCACAGTGTTTACCATCGTCCCACTGCCTGCTGTATTCATAACTCGTGCGATCATGGCCGGATTCATCGCAACACCCGTCAATCCAATCAGAACAATGGACAGCACAGCGATCCATATATTTTCGGCTCCTACGGCAAACAGAACCAATGCCGCTAAGAGTATGCTTAATCCCGTTACAAGGATTCGCATGGTAAAACGATCAGCAAGTCTGCCAATCACAATATTTCCGATCACCGTCGCGATCCCATAAAGGGCAAGCAAATACGGGATACTCGCATCCGAAAATGCCGTTACATCCGTAAGAATCGGAGTAAAATAACTAAACGCTGCGAAGGTACCGCCAATGATCAGCATACTCGTTGCATACGCGGCCCAAAGATGCGGATTATGAAAGCTGCCAAGCTCATCCGCTACGTTTAT is from Brevibacillus brevis and encodes:
- a CDS encoding MFS transporter, with translation MPSMIYLLAVAIFAMTTSEFMVAGMMNELADDFDVTIPSIGYFITAYAGAMVIGGPILTATLLHIRRKQALLSLVAVFFLGQSLGALAWNYESMMLARILTGIASSAAFGISVSISASLVPSHSRGKAASIVLAGLMIATVIGLPLTTVIAQFFGWRMSFWAVAVVVLLSGILIQWLLPSSAQKDQINVADELGSFHNPHLWAAYATSMLIIGGTFAAFSYFTPILTDVTAFSDASIPYLLALYGIATVIGNIVIGRLADRFTMRILVTGLSILLAALVLFAVGAENIWIAVLSIVLIGLTGVAMNPAMIARVMNTAGSGTMVNTVHTSFITLGVAIGSSLGGIGISSGYGLVSPLWVGACLAGIGLLSIVPYLRKGKV
- a CDS encoding YqaA family protein, whose product is MFQNILDFLMEYGYLGMFIHSFADAVIFPVPAFFLQVPLSLVDPSQALWIATVGYIACLLGTPVGYFIGKVLGKSVLYKILKKEWIDSATAMFQKKGEVAIFIGSFTPIPFKVFTIMSGCLKFPLWKLIGYAAIGRAVKFYAVGFLFYFYGKMAENMVHNVSLYIFLTVVPLILVGLWVKKIIAKRRQVKMESAGVSNGVNEKVMNK
- a CDS encoding DMT family transporter; amino-acid sequence: MKDQQKAILAALLNAGITGLSFLFLKMALAVTNPVDTLAHRFTVAFIAASIPIVFGWIKLSIKPKDMLTIIPLAMLYPVLFFTLQAFGLVYTTSSEAGIIQATVPIFTMIMAAFFLGESSTWLQKLSTLLSVGGVVYIFAMKGLGVNAGSGSSIGTILILLSAFSLAGYSVLARKMTKSFHYIDMTYMVALLGFLFFNGWSVIRHSAEGTLSTYFAPFASSAFIISIVFLGILSSLMTSFMTNFALSKMEASKLSVFNNLSTLVTIVAGVIFLQEQLAYYHLIGAVMIIIGVIGTNFLGARSKNQNRTSQPKSTSV
- a CDS encoding ATP-dependent Clp protease ATP-binding subunit, whose product is MHCEICKQREATVTVHIRLQNQQQKYDLCKDCQTKLTNKMGVGMGFSPFSSFSGLDEFLQGFAQGSMNAGKSSSQPQPQAPERGGGILDDLGRNLNDAARAGLIDPVIGREQEIERVIEILNRRNKNNPVLIGEPGVGKTAIAEGLALRITEGQVPTKLKNKQVYILDVASLVAGTGIRGQFEEKMKQVIAELQKRKNVILFVDEIHLLVGAGSAEGSMDAGNILKPALARGELQLVGATTLKEYRVIEKDAALERRLQPVMVKEPTVEQAIEILKGLRPKYEAFHQVAYSDDVIRASVEYSHRYIQDRFLPDKAIDLMDEVGSRLNLRSSAVDTAELHERLAQINQEKKEATEQEAYERAARLRDEEAGILEKLDQIEGKEQRVQVDVTDIQALIEQKTGIPVTKLQSDEQMKMKNLAAHLEAKVIGQSEAVTQVAKAIRRSRAGLKPKNRPIASFLFVGPTGVGKTELSKALAEELFGTRDSMIRLDMSEYMEKHSVSKLIGSPPGYVGHEEAGQLTERVRRNPYSIILLDEIEKAHPDVMHMFLQILEDGRLTDSQGRTVNFKETVIIATSNAGVSERKISVGFGAKAPEPATVLDSLGAYFKPEFLNRFDSIISFAHLEKQDLVKIVDLLLQDVRGNLFEQGMEITVTDAAKEKLAELGYNPSFGARPLRRVIQQYVEDGIADLVMEEDDVTAMVIDVEDDVIRVKKG
- a CDS encoding PLP-dependent aminotransferase family protein translates to MHKYLQLQNELETLIESLSYRDGDRLPSIRELASRYQCSKSTVIRTLNELEKRHLIYSVDRSGYYVVKKQKKIQPADTSMIDFATSAPDPDLFPYVDFQHCINKAIETYKNDLFIYGTTQGLPSLIAVIAKLLGNHQVFTDPGNIFITSGVQQALSLLCSLPFPNGKETILIEQPSYHLFIESLQVRKHPVVGIKRTAQGIDLEELESIFRKGEIKFFYTMPRYHSPLGTTYSRKDKQRIVELAQQYDVYIVEDDYMADLEHDSKADPLFTYDRFSRTIYLKSYSKIIFPGLRLGVAVIPDALKDSFNQHKRLMDIDSSMLSQAALEIYLKSGMFERHKQKIRSSYQRRSNLLMASLNHFAANEENLFSFQPFAYPGIHTHIVLNDSTPVSAVISQLKKRSILVDATDKNYLMGFPQENMLKLNVSYAKEAVIEQGIEVLMDVLRRMHR
- a CDS encoding ABC transporter ATP-binding protein, whose protein sequence is MKKIIHLDSIEKRFADTVVVPSFSLSIEEGEFLTLLGPSGCGKTTLLRMIAGFEQPTTGEIFLDEKPLSHVPPYQRDMNMVFQQYALFPHMTVEQNILFGLKMKKVNAAEQQKRLEEVLQYVQLTELRKRTPKQLSGGQQQRVAIARAIINNPRVLLLDEPLGALDYQLRKSLQLELKNLQKNLGITFIYVTHDQEEAMAMSDRIAVMNKGRIEQIASPAEIYNSPQTLFVATFIGENNIFRENGTNAAVRPEKIKLYPVDSDKDKHKKLGTIADAVFLGNLRKVFIRLEGQDMTVMAHQYAGDGLDWQVGDQVAIGWAQTDEVILPC
- a CDS encoding ABC transporter permease; this encodes MGALFVLPMLMIAILSFLKRGTYGQVVYEFTLNNYIRIFDPLYGQIFGDTLVVAVLTTVFSILCGYPLAYYISRLEKSTQQIWLLLVMIPFWINFLVRSYAWVIILRSQGVINTFLQSLGIISEPLPLLYNSGSVLLGMVYTLLPFMVLPIYVSLEQMDRRKLEAAYDLGATPWKAFWHVTLPMTKTGVVTGSILVFVSSIGMFVVPDVMGGAKSALIGNVIQNQFLSARDWPFGSALSIVLMLLSMLLILLYFRATKASETKEGSA